The Tenebrio molitor chromosome 5, icTenMoli1.1, whole genome shotgun sequence genome has a segment encoding these proteins:
- the LOC138130639 gene encoding CDK5 and ABL1 enzyme substrate 2-like isoform X1 — translation MATSLKRNRSRRRIAAITFLSNISLDGSHRDTRLSLLPRNGAIIKTSGLLGATDEPLAEESDGPDDCFTDTDHSKEKIVHPKRKFQKSKHVNVDGLSLSSDSESVITPIKTNLEENAAKSGKDRVGECSSERKIIPTFRKRIAHQGSLGSDSERHHHGSSSESLGPSVARCKTSPAPPSIPESTSSKEVKIIKATKNHRFKDERIVMVTSRYIPFMVCSIIPYKKSNRSEAKRESGRKRTTSGTRPLSSATDGLDPFDSLGVEKGADGQEFSYGYLLVATKPVKEFREKRLNTIDDPTEPGHVSFSVNKRPHHVFARTKVLTWQPDYKWSFSYDQATVRANAHVVAASPPPDNKDDTPTNSLVYHPNLLDDPELIAGKHRTLLTFTSYMTSVIDYVRPSDLKREINDKFREKFPHVQLTLSKLRSLKREMRKIAKAECNIDLVTVAQAYVYFEKLILRGLINKQNRKLCAGASLILSAKLNDVKGDGLKTLLEKTENTFRLNRKELVAAEFAVLVALEFGLHVPTWEIFPHYQRLLYES, via the exons atggcAACTTCATTAAAAAGGAATCGTTCGCGACGTCGCATTGCAGCAATAACGTTTTTATCAAACATATCTCTGGACGGCAGTCACAGGGACACCAGATTATCATTACTACCCCGTAACGGGGCCATCATAAAAACTTCCGGCCTCTTGGGGGCCACCGACGAGCCCCTGGCCGAAGAGTCGGACGGTCCGGACGACTGCTTCACGGACACGGACCACTCCAAGGAGAAAATCGTCCACCCCAAGAGGAAGTTTCAAAAATCGAAACACGTCAACGTCGACGGTCTCTCGTTGAGTTCGGACTCCGAGAGCGTCATCACCCCTATCAAGACGAATCTCGAGGAAAATGCCGCCAAGAGTGGCAAGGACAG GGTCGGGGAGTGCTCGTCCGAGCGCAAGATCATCCCGACGTTTCGGAAGCGAATCGCCCATCAAGGTTCGTTGGGCAGCGACTCCGAGCGCCACCACCACGGCAGCAGCTCGGAGAGTTTGGGTCCGTCGGTGGCGCGGTGCAAGACCAGCCCCGCGCCACCCTCCATCCCCGAATCGACCTCCTCCAAAGAGGTGAAGATCATCAAGGCGACGAAGAACCACCGGTTCAAGGACGAGAGAATCGTGATGGTCACGTCGAGGTACATCCCGTTCATGGTGTGCTCGATAATCCCGTACAAGAAGAGCAACAG GAGCGAAGCGAAACGGGAGTCCGGGAGGAAGAGGACCACGTCGGGGACGCGCCCCCTCTCGTCGGCCACCGACGGTCTCGACCCCTTCGACTCTCTGGGCGTCGAGAAGGGAGCCGACGGACAG GAGTTCTCGTACGGATACTTGTTGGTGGCGACCAAGCCCGTGAAAGAGTTCCGAGAGAAGAGACTCAACACGATCGACGACCCCACCGAGCCGGGACACGTCTCGTTCAGCGTGAACAAGCGGCCCCATCACGTTTTCGCTCG GACAAAAGTTTTAACCTGGCAACCAGACTACAAAtg GTCGTTCTCTTACGATCAGGCCACGGTCAGAGCCAATGCTCACGTGGTGGCGGCGTCCCCACCGCCCGACAATAAAGACGACACACCCACGAATTCGCTGGTCTACCACCCGAATTTACTGGACGATCCGGAACTGATCGCCGGAAAACACCGGACTTTGCTGACCTTCACGTCGTACATGACGTCGGTGATCGATTACGTGAGGCCCTCCGACCTGAAGAGGGAGATCAACGACAAGTTTAGGGAGAAGTTCCCGCACGTGCAGCTGACGCTCAGCAAGCTGAGAAG TTTGAAGCGCGAGATGCGCAAAATCGCCAAGGCCGAATGTAACATTGATCTGGTGACCGTAGCTCAAGCGTacgtgtattttgaaaaactgatATTGCGAGGACTGatcaacaaacaaaacagaaaGTTGTGTGCTGGCGCAAGTTTGATACTGTCGGCGAAGTTGAACGACGTCAAAGGAGATGGTCTCAAGACGTTGCTGGAGAAAACCGAGAACACGTTCCGTCTGAACAGGAAAGAACTTGTGGCAGCTGAGTTTGCCGTTTTGGTGGCATTGGAGTTCGGGCTTCATGTACCAACCTGGGAAATATTTCCCCACTACCAGAGATTGTTATATGAATCTTGA
- the LOC138130639 gene encoding CDK5 and ABL1 enzyme substrate 1-like isoform X2, which yields MATSLKRNRSRRRIAAITFLSNISLDGSHRDTRLSLLPRNGAIIKTSGLLGATDEPLAEESDGPDDCFTDTDHSKEKIVHPKRKFQKSKHVNVDGLSLSSDSESVITPIKTNLEENAAKSGKDRVGECSSERKIIPTFRKRIAHQGSLGSDSERHHHGSSSESLGPSVARCKTSPAPPSIPESTSSKEVKIIKATKNHRFKDERIVMVTSRYIPFMVCSIIPYKKSNRSEAKRESGRKRTTSGTRPLSSATDGLDPFDSLGVEKGADGQEFSYGYLLVATKPVKEFREKRLNTIDDPTEPGHVSFSVNKRPHHVFARSFSYDQATVRANAHVVAASPPPDNKDDTPTNSLVYHPNLLDDPELIAGKHRTLLTFTSYMTSVIDYVRPSDLKREINDKFREKFPHVQLTLSKLRSLKREMRKIAKAECNIDLVTVAQAYVYFEKLILRGLINKQNRKLCAGASLILSAKLNDVKGDGLKTLLEKTENTFRLNRKELVAAEFAVLVALEFGLHVPTWEIFPHYQRLLYES from the exons atggcAACTTCATTAAAAAGGAATCGTTCGCGACGTCGCATTGCAGCAATAACGTTTTTATCAAACATATCTCTGGACGGCAGTCACAGGGACACCAGATTATCATTACTACCCCGTAACGGGGCCATCATAAAAACTTCCGGCCTCTTGGGGGCCACCGACGAGCCCCTGGCCGAAGAGTCGGACGGTCCGGACGACTGCTTCACGGACACGGACCACTCCAAGGAGAAAATCGTCCACCCCAAGAGGAAGTTTCAAAAATCGAAACACGTCAACGTCGACGGTCTCTCGTTGAGTTCGGACTCCGAGAGCGTCATCACCCCTATCAAGACGAATCTCGAGGAAAATGCCGCCAAGAGTGGCAAGGACAG GGTCGGGGAGTGCTCGTCCGAGCGCAAGATCATCCCGACGTTTCGGAAGCGAATCGCCCATCAAGGTTCGTTGGGCAGCGACTCCGAGCGCCACCACCACGGCAGCAGCTCGGAGAGTTTGGGTCCGTCGGTGGCGCGGTGCAAGACCAGCCCCGCGCCACCCTCCATCCCCGAATCGACCTCCTCCAAAGAGGTGAAGATCATCAAGGCGACGAAGAACCACCGGTTCAAGGACGAGAGAATCGTGATGGTCACGTCGAGGTACATCCCGTTCATGGTGTGCTCGATAATCCCGTACAAGAAGAGCAACAG GAGCGAAGCGAAACGGGAGTCCGGGAGGAAGAGGACCACGTCGGGGACGCGCCCCCTCTCGTCGGCCACCGACGGTCTCGACCCCTTCGACTCTCTGGGCGTCGAGAAGGGAGCCGACGGACAG GAGTTCTCGTACGGATACTTGTTGGTGGCGACCAAGCCCGTGAAAGAGTTCCGAGAGAAGAGACTCAACACGATCGACGACCCCACCGAGCCGGGACACGTCTCGTTCAGCGTGAACAAGCGGCCCCATCACGTTTTCGCTCG GTCGTTCTCTTACGATCAGGCCACGGTCAGAGCCAATGCTCACGTGGTGGCGGCGTCCCCACCGCCCGACAATAAAGACGACACACCCACGAATTCGCTGGTCTACCACCCGAATTTACTGGACGATCCGGAACTGATCGCCGGAAAACACCGGACTTTGCTGACCTTCACGTCGTACATGACGTCGGTGATCGATTACGTGAGGCCCTCCGACCTGAAGAGGGAGATCAACGACAAGTTTAGGGAGAAGTTCCCGCACGTGCAGCTGACGCTCAGCAAGCTGAGAAG TTTGAAGCGCGAGATGCGCAAAATCGCCAAGGCCGAATGTAACATTGATCTGGTGACCGTAGCTCAAGCGTacgtgtattttgaaaaactgatATTGCGAGGACTGatcaacaaacaaaacagaaaGTTGTGTGCTGGCGCAAGTTTGATACTGTCGGCGAAGTTGAACGACGTCAAAGGAGATGGTCTCAAGACGTTGCTGGAGAAAACCGAGAACACGTTCCGTCTGAACAGGAAAGAACTTGTGGCAGCTGAGTTTGCCGTTTTGGTGGCATTGGAGTTCGGGCTTCATGTACCAACCTGGGAAATATTTCCCCACTACCAGAGATTGTTATATGAATCTTGA
- the RabX6 gene encoding uncharacterized protein RabX6, translating into MATIKIPEQKVILCGEYGVGKSSLFRRFTNDTFVTATDRKSTLGLDHYAKTYRVSDRDLKLQLWDTGGMERVASITSSYYKFAEAAILVFALDNPASFHVLSQHLLDIVTYAENAKIFLCGNKSDLLDDVPQITDAEIEAFCEQCHNLITGTYKTSCKNGQGIDEMFSDIAYQLVQSNRSRLELQSMEQHGFKITPTEETAEDSCLC; encoded by the exons ATGGCAACAATCAAAATACCGGAACAAAAAGTGATACTGTGCGGTGAATACGGCGTCGGGAAAAGCTCGCTTTTCCGGAGGTTTACGAACGACACCTTCGTCACGGCCACTGACAGGAAGTCCACCCTGGGGCTGGACCACTACGCCAAAACCTACAGAGTCAGCGACAGAGACCTAAAG CTGCAATTGTGGGACACCGGGGGGATGGAGCGCGTCGCCTCCATCACCTCCAGCTACTACAAGTTCGCGGAGGCGGCGATTTTGGTCTTCGCCCTTGACAATCCAGCCTCGTTCCACGTCCTGTCGCAGCATCTGCTCGACATCGTCACCTACgccgaaaacgcgaaaatttTTCTGTGCGGGAACAAATCGGATCTGCTCGACGACGTGCCGCAGATCACGGACGCGGAGATCGAGGCGTTTTG CGAGCAGTGTCACAACTTGATCACGGGGACCTACAAGACGTCGTGCAAGAACGGCCAAGGTATCGACGAGATGTTCAGCGACATCGCATATCAGCTGGTGCAGTCGAACCGCTCGCGACTCGAGCTGCAGTCCATGGAGCAGCACGGCTTCAAGATCACGCCGACGGAGGAGACCGCGGAGGATTCGTGTTTGTGTTAG
- the LOC138130648 gene encoding activating signal cointegrator 1 complex subunit 1-like isoform X2, producing the protein MKRALASCKPTKMWIDGKCFDIRRVPERASQKNVRYEIKTNDQGKLFTSFRLPRAYCAKLSKCRRLDLKTLEGSTSTHISIPTSGNLVITGESEEKIVEARDEIHAMLGDLRDQTVALQFVSIPTLSTEIVENFTKFKDNILGDEIEGMHESIFQSPLKLHLTVVVFALMDDHEKLEATKALQDYKNMILDPLIRKAGPAKIKISGIDCMNRNLKKVDILFANATIVNENEEFNLQQLVNGLSDHFYERGLVRKYQDNVKLHMTLINTKYRKIPDSPKKKRWGKRQSVDATKIMEKYKDFYFGECDLNSIHLSLIGSVGSDGFYEPISIINAP; encoded by the exons ATGAAACGTGCCTTAGCTTCTTGTAAGCCCACGAAGATGTGGATCGACGGTAAATGCTTCGACATAAGGAGAGTGCCCGAACGCG cTTCCCAAAAGAACGTTCGATACGAAATCAAGACAAACGATCAAGGGAAGTTGTTTACGAGTTTCCGTCTGCCTCG GGCTTACTGCGCGAAACTGTCGAAATGTCGACGTCTCGACTTGAAAACGCTCGAAGGCAGCACAAGTACGCACATATCGATCCCCACGAGCGGCAACCTGGTGATCACGGGTGAAAGTGAGGAAAAAATCGTGGAGGCAAGAGACGAGATTCACGCGATGCTGGGGGACCTGAGGGACCAAACTGTGGCGCTGCAGTTTGTCTCCATCCCCACGCTAAGCACAGAAATCGTGGAGAATTTCACCAAGTTTAAG gATAACATTTTGGGCGACGAAATCGAAGGCATGCACGAATCGATATTCCAGAGCCCCCTCAAGTTGCACTTAACCGTGGTGGTTTTCGCGCTGATGGACGACCATGAAAAATTAGAAGCCACTAAAGCGTTACAggattacaaaaatatgatCCTCGA TCCCCTGATCCGGAAGGCCGGTCCAGCGAAGATCAAGATTTCCGGAATCGATTGCATGAACcggaatttgaaaaaagttgacaTCCTGTTCGCCAACGCGACGATCGTGAACGAGAACGAGGAGTTTAATTTGCAACAGTTGGTAAACGGATTGTCTGATCATTTCTACGAAAGAG GACTCGTGAGGAAGTACCAAGACAACGTCAAGCTTCACATGACCCTGATCAACACCAAGTACAGGAAGATACCAGACAGTCCGAAAAAGAAGCGATGGGGGAAGCGACAAAGCGTGGACGCCACAAAAATCATGGAAAAGTACAAAGATTTCTACTTTGGTGAATGCGACCTGAACTCCATCCATCTGTCTCTGATTGGGTCGGTGGGAAGTGACGGTTTTTATGAACCCATATCAATCATCAATGCCCCATGA
- the LOC138130648 gene encoding activating signal cointegrator 1 complex subunit 1-like isoform X1, which yields MKRALASCKPTKMWIDGKCFDIRRVPERGKKSEADETSQKNVRYEIKTNDQGKLFTSFRLPRAYCAKLSKCRRLDLKTLEGSTSTHISIPTSGNLVITGESEEKIVEARDEIHAMLGDLRDQTVALQFVSIPTLSTEIVENFTKFKDNILGDEIEGMHESIFQSPLKLHLTVVVFALMDDHEKLEATKALQDYKNMILDPLIRKAGPAKIKISGIDCMNRNLKKVDILFANATIVNENEEFNLQQLVNGLSDHFYERGLVRKYQDNVKLHMTLINTKYRKIPDSPKKKRWGKRQSVDATKIMEKYKDFYFGECDLNSIHLSLIGSVGSDGFYEPISIINAP from the exons ATGAAACGTGCCTTAGCTTCTTGTAAGCCCACGAAGATGTGGATCGACGGTAAATGCTTCGACATAAGGAGAGTGCCCGAACGCGGTAAAAAATCAGAGGCGGACGAAA cTTCCCAAAAGAACGTTCGATACGAAATCAAGACAAACGATCAAGGGAAGTTGTTTACGAGTTTCCGTCTGCCTCG GGCTTACTGCGCGAAACTGTCGAAATGTCGACGTCTCGACTTGAAAACGCTCGAAGGCAGCACAAGTACGCACATATCGATCCCCACGAGCGGCAACCTGGTGATCACGGGTGAAAGTGAGGAAAAAATCGTGGAGGCAAGAGACGAGATTCACGCGATGCTGGGGGACCTGAGGGACCAAACTGTGGCGCTGCAGTTTGTCTCCATCCCCACGCTAAGCACAGAAATCGTGGAGAATTTCACCAAGTTTAAG gATAACATTTTGGGCGACGAAATCGAAGGCATGCACGAATCGATATTCCAGAGCCCCCTCAAGTTGCACTTAACCGTGGTGGTTTTCGCGCTGATGGACGACCATGAAAAATTAGAAGCCACTAAAGCGTTACAggattacaaaaatatgatCCTCGA TCCCCTGATCCGGAAGGCCGGTCCAGCGAAGATCAAGATTTCCGGAATCGATTGCATGAACcggaatttgaaaaaagttgacaTCCTGTTCGCCAACGCGACGATCGTGAACGAGAACGAGGAGTTTAATTTGCAACAGTTGGTAAACGGATTGTCTGATCATTTCTACGAAAGAG GACTCGTGAGGAAGTACCAAGACAACGTCAAGCTTCACATGACCCTGATCAACACCAAGTACAGGAAGATACCAGACAGTCCGAAAAAGAAGCGATGGGGGAAGCGACAAAGCGTGGACGCCACAAAAATCATGGAAAAGTACAAAGATTTCTACTTTGGTGAATGCGACCTGAACTCCATCCATCTGTCTCTGATTGGGTCGGTGGGAAGTGACGGTTTTTATGAACCCATATCAATCATCAATGCCCCATGA
- the JMJD4 gene encoding 2-oxoglutarate and iron-dependent oxygenase JMJD4 — MEFEITKSCDSCSKNRFNPSCVPVVNKEISYDDFFGSYMRPNLPCVIKDVTSTWEASSKWLNDHTVNLEYLKRNYGSCDVTIYNCNDRYFNSQRTESCKFASFLDGWGCERSNSQYLKDWHLKNTFKDDNFYQVPVYFASDWLNEFLVENGQDDYRFVYMGRADTWTPFHADVFNSFSWSANVCGRKRWILFPPGEENSMRDSLNNLPYDISLAYRERPHLEVVQNQGEAIFVPSGWHHQVWNLEETISVNHNWVNGCNIMNMWRALVENLDRVKREIEDCRDMEGFLHQCQVVLKASFGMDFFRFFDLLEFIVIRRLTHLQNKQKEILFHGHVLGTNHAIFDLKAAKEVLEELAGHDDIAELFAMSKSHPKKLLEQMRQEEQQNMYYKK; from the exons aTGGAATTTGAAATCACAAAATCATGTGATAGTTGTtcaaaaaatcgttttaatcCAAGTTGTGTACCTgttgttaataaagaaatttcgTACGATGATTTTTTTGGAAGTTACATGCGACCGAATCTACCGTGCGTCATCAAAGATGTGACCAGCACATGGGAGGCCAGCTCCAAGTGGTTGAACGACCACACCGTTAATTTAGAGTATCTGAAGAGAAACTACGGGAGTTGTGACGTCACCATTTACAACTGCAACGACAGGTATTTCAACTCGCAGCGTACGGAAAGTTGCAAGTTTGCGTCTTTCTTGGACGGTTGGGGTTGCGAGCGCTCCAACTCCCAATACTTGAAAGACTGGCACTTGAAGAATACTTTCAAAGACGACAACTTCTACCAAGTCCCGGTGTACTTCGCCTCCGACTGGTTGAACGAATTTTTAGTAGAGAACGGCCAAGACGACTATCGCTTCGTCTACATGGGTCGCGCTGACACTTG GACGCCTTTCCACGCAGACGTCTTCAACTCTTTCAGTTGGTCGGCGAACGTTTGTGGCCGGAAAAGGTGGATCCTGTTCCCTCCAGGAGAAGAAAATTCCATGCGAGATTCCCTCAACAATCTACCCTACGACATCAGTCTGGCGTACCGCGAGCGACCGCACCTCGAAGTGGTTCAAAATCAGGGGGAGGCGATTTTTGTGCCGTCCGGATGGCACCACCAAGTCTGGAATTTGGAGGAAACCATCTCCGTGAATCACAACTGGGTCAACGGTTGCAACATCATGAACATGTGGCGCGCTCTCGTGGAAAATCTCGACAGAGTCAAGCGAGAAATTGAGGATTGCAGGGACATGGAGGGGTTTTTGCATCAGTGTCAAGTCGTCCTGAAAGCCTCTTTCGGCATggatttttttagattttttgacCTCCTCGAGTTCATCGTGATCCGGAGGCTGACTCACCTGCAAAACaagcaaaaagaaattctttTTCATGGTCACGTTCTGGGCACCAATCACGCGATTTTTGACTTGAAAGCCGCCAAAGAAGTGTTGGAAGAACTTGCAGGACACGATGACATCGCCGAATTATTTGCGATGAGCAAGTCGCATCCAAAAAAACTCTTGGAACAAATGAGACAAGAAGAGCAACAAAACATGTattataaaaagtaa
- the Amacr gene encoding alpha-methylacyl-CoA racemase: MALRGIKVLEFAGLAPVPFCGMVLADFGASVLRVDKLQANTDLDSLGNGKQSIALNLKHPDGVEIVKRLAKTSDVLIEPFRKGVMEKLGLGPEILMKDNPRLIYARLTGYGQSGYYCKNAGHDINYVGLSGLLSLFGRSGEKPIFPVNFAADFAGGGLTCALGILLALHERHSSGLGQVIDSNMVEGTAYLGSWLYRSQNLPIWGNERGKNHLDTGAHFYEVYETKDGKYMSVGALEPQFYEKLLEGLELDQDEVSQFVNFEESKILFAKKFKEKTQEEWCAIFDGVDACVVPILSLEEAPKHRHNAERRSFGANSGVTVPNPAPLLSRTPGKASGLRPRPQVGEHTRVVLNGLGYTDDEIAKFVETGVASCHNKSKL; this comes from the exons ATGGCTTTGCGGGGCATAAAAGTGCTCGAATTTGCCGGGCTGGCCCCGGTGCCTTTCTGCGGAATGGTTTTGGCCGATTTTGGGGCTAGCGTCTTACGCGTAGACAAG TTGCAGGCCAACACCGATCTGGACAGTTTGGGCAACGGTAAGCAGTCCATAGCCCTGAATCTGAAGCACCCCGACGGGGTCGAGATCGTCAAACGGTTGGCCAAAACAAGCGACGTCTTGATCGAACCCTTCAGAAAAGGGGTCATGGAGAAGTTGGGTTTGGGGCCCGAGATTCTCATGAAAGACAACCCGAGACTGATCTACGCCCGCTTGACGGGTTACGGCCAGTCGGGCTATTACTGCAAGAACGCGGGGCACGACATCAATTACGTGGGGCTGTCGGGGTTGCTGTCTCTGTTCGGGAGATCCGGCGAGAAACCGATTTTTCCGGTGAACTTTGCCGCGGATTTCGCCGGAGGAGGCTTGACGTGCGCCTTGGGGATTCTCCTGGCCCTGCACGAGCGCCACTCGTCGGGTTTGGGACAAGTGATCGACAGCAACATGGTCGAAGGGACCGCCTACCTAGGCAGTTGGTTGTACCGCTCGCAAAATCTACCAATCTGGGGCAACGAGCGGGGAAAAAACCACCTAGACACAGGGGCCCACTTTTACGAAGTGTACGAGACCAAAGACGGCAAGTACATGTCGGTGGGAGCTCTCGAGCCCCAGTTTTACGAAAAACTGTTGGAAGGCCTGGAACTGGATCAGGACGAGGTGTCGCAGTTCGTCAACTTCGAAGAATCGAAGATTTTGTTCGCGAAAAAGTTCAAAGAAAAGACGCAAGAAGAGTGGTGTGCGATTTTCGACGGGGTGGATGCATGCGTGGTCCCCATTTTGTCGCTGGAAGAAGCGCCGAAGCATCGCCACAATGCCGAAAGGAGGTCGTTCGGGGCGAATTCCGGAGTGACCGTGCCCAATCCGGCGCCCCTTTTGAGCAGAACTCCAGGAAAGGCGAGCGGGTTGAGACCGCGGCCCCAAGTGGGGGAACACACGAGGGTGGTGTTGAATGGGTTGGGGTACACCGACGATGAGATCGCAAAATTCGTGGAAACTGGGGTCGCCTCTTGTCACAATAAATCCAAACTTTGA
- the abo gene encoding DET1 homolog has translation MKVTDSPDSCRSDCIFKRKKIAPQNIVVRLKNRETFSYRRPGTHFHTARHFYQSIFPNFTVINVEKPPCFLRKFSPDGKYFIAFSSDQTGLEVYTYRGPAAAADLFNSTENCDNAEKRAEISSKIFDRIFKLKYVVHVTQGTEELNRECSLFSDDGRYVIIGSAAFIPEEIRPHFYEIYTNNESVTPNPRSPLENYTLHLVDLHLGKLCDTRQFKVDKIFLSHNQGLYLYKDILAVLSVQHQVIHIYQILDGMFVNVRTIGRFCFEDDLYFYDLAYPNERAFRDVSINSLKHRLLTFLYRRAVAISRRDKSPLEVRKFFHHFSNYNALKLWKMQLLDENHLLIKYASEDVVTLKCTDANTQPSFFVVYNMKESKILAIYENTSTDLLDLFENFCDSFRNASVNCETQFTCSPSNNIYARILQQRFKQTIVSAKYGGETEATKRLLAQLPISAQSYSSSPYLDLSLFSYDDKWVSVMERPKTCGEYPIRFYGRDSGFLKFQIFAGGIKLMYPSARRLVAFTFHPTDPFAISVQRTNANYIVNFHVRQDPAFGTSNFYEECHFV, from the exons ATGAAGGTGACTGACTCACCGGACAGCTGCAGGTCCGATTGTATCTTCAAACGTAAGAAAATCGCCCCCCAGAACATAGTGGTTCGCCTGAAAAACCGCGAGACGTTTTCCTACAGAAGACCCGGCACGCACTTCCACACGGCTAGACACTTCTACCAAAGCATCTTTCCCAATTTCACTGTGATAAACGTGGAGAAACCCCCTTGTTTCCTGCGTAAATTTAGCCCCGACGGCAAATACTTCATCGCCTTCTCTTCGGATCAGACGGGTTTGGAGGTGTACACCTACAGGGGGCCCGCGGCCGCCGCCGACTTGTTCAACAGCACCGAAAACTGCGACAACGCGGAGAAACGCGCCGAAATCAGCAGCAAAATATTCGACAGGATATTCAAG TTGAAATACGTGGTCCACGTGACTCAAGGCACCGAAGAGCTGAACAGGGAGTGCAGCCTCTTCAGCGACGACGGCAGATACGTGATAATAGGATCCGCGGCTTTCATCCCCGAAGAAATAAGACCCCACTTTTACGAAATCTACACGAATAACGAATCTGTGACGCCGAACCCGAGGTCGCCTCTCGAGAACTACACGCTCCACTTGGTCGACTTGCACCTGGGAAAACTATGCGATACGAGGCAGTTCAAAGTCGACAAGATCTTCCTGTCGCACAATCAAGGTCTCTACTTGTACAAAGACATCTTGGCGGTGCTGTCGGTGCAGCACCAGGTGATCCACATCTATCAGATCTTGGACGGCATGTTCGTGAACGTTCGGACCATCGGCCGGTTTTGCTTCGAGGACGACTTGTACTTTTACGATCTGGCCTACCCGAACGAGAGGGCCTTCAGAGACGTCAGTATAAACTCGTTGAAGCATCGCCTGTTGACTTTTCTTTATAGACGCGCAGTCGCCATCAGCAGGAGGGACAAAAGTCCCTTGGAAGTCCGCAAGTTTTTCCACCACTTCAGCAACTACAACGCGCTCAAATTGTGGAAAATGCAACTGCTCGACGAGAACCACTTGTTGATCAAGTACGCCAGCGAAGACGTGGTCACGCTTAAGTGTACCGACGCCAACACCCAACCGTCCTTCTTCGTCGTCTACAACATGAAGGAAAGCAAGATCTTGGCGATTTACGAAAACACCTCGACAGACCTACTGGATCTGTTCGAGAATTTCTGCGACTCGTTCCGGAACGCCAGCGTCAACTGCGAAACACAGTTCACGTGCAGCCCCTCCAATAACATCTACGCGAGAATACTGCAGCAGAG GTTCAAGCAGACGATAGTCAGTGCGAAGTACGGGGGCGAAACCGAAGCCACGAAACGACTCTTAGCTCAATTACCAATAAGTGCCCAATCTTACAGCAGTTCGCCTTATTTAGATCTGTCGCTGTTCAGTTACGACGACAAATGGGTTTCTGTGATGGAAAGACCGAAAACGTGCGGCGAGTACCCGATCAG gTTTTACGGGCGAGATTCtggttttttgaaatttcaaattttcgccGGAGGCATCAAACTGATGTACCCTTCGGCGCGCAGACTTGTCGCGTTCACCTTTCACCCGACTGATCCCTTTGCCATTTCGGTGCAACGAACCAACGCCAACTACATTGTCAACTTTCACGTCAGACAGGACCCAGCTTTTGGAACCAGTAATTTTTACGAAGAATGCCATTTTGTATGA